One Microplitis demolitor isolate Queensland-Clemson2020A chromosome 2, iyMicDemo2.1a, whole genome shotgun sequence DNA segment encodes these proteins:
- the LOC103580206 gene encoding histone H2B, whose translation MPPKTSGKAVKKSGKAQKNITKNDKKGRKKKRKESYAIYIYKVLKQVHPDTGVSSKAMSIMNSFVNDIFERIAAEASRLAHYNKRSTITSREIQTAVRLLLPGELAKHAVSEGTKAVTKYTSSK comes from the coding sequence ATGCCTCCTAAAACAAGTGGTAAAGCAGTCAAGAAGTCTGGTAAAGCCCAGAAGAACATCACCAAGAATGATAAGAAAGGCCGCAAGAAGAAGCGTAAGGAAAGTTACGCTATCTACATCTACAAAGTGCTCAAACAAGTTCATCCTGACACTGGAGTCTCCAGCAAGGCCATGAGCATCATGAACAGTTTTGTCAACGACATCTTCGAGCGTATCGCTGCTGAAGCTTCAAGACTTGCGCACTACAACAAGCGCTCCACCATCACTTCCCGGGAAATTCAAACCGCAGTTCGTCTTCTGCTTCCCGGTGAATTGGCAAAACACGCAGTCAGTGAAGGAACTAAAGCTGTCACCAAATACACCAGCTCCAAATAA
- the LOC103580205 gene encoding histone H2A produces MSGRGKGGKAKGKSKTRSSRAGLQFPVGRIHRMLRKGNYAERVGAGAPVYLAAVMEYLAAEVLELAGNAARDNKKTRIIPRHLQLAIRNDEELNKLLSGVTIAQGGVLPNIQAVLLPKKTEKASS; encoded by the coding sequence ATGTCTGGTCGTGGTAAAGGAGGAAAGGCAAAGGGCAAGTCAAAGACCCGTTCAAGCCGTGCTGGACTCCAGTTTCCAGTTGGTCGTATCCATCGTATGTTGCGCAAAGGCAACTACGCAGAACGTGTTGGTGCTGGAGCTCCAGTCTACCTCGCAGCTGTTATGGAATATCTGGCTGCTGAAGTTCTCGAGTTGGCAGGCAACGCCGCCCGTGACAACAAGAAGACTCGTATCATCCCACGTCATCTCCAGCTGGCCATCCGTAACGATGAAGAATTGAACAAACTTCTCTCAGGAGTCACCATCGCTCAAGGTGGAGTTCTTCCCAACATCCAAGCTGTCTTGTTGCCAAAGAAAACCGAGAAAGCCAGCTCTTAA
- the LOC103578628 gene encoding sulfide:quinone oxidoreductase, mitochondrial isoform X3, which yields MAAKLSNNFDTSPNHVIVLEPNFHTFFKVHYYQPMFTLIGGGLKKFESSKKPMAAVLPKKAQWIKDSVMSFQPESNKVVTSNGDTIEYQLMIVAMGLQLYWDKIPGLIDGLKNPDSQVCSIYAPETVTEVFKKIERTFTGSAVFTFPNTPVKCPGAPQKIVYLAEDYWSKKNIRNDIEVIYNTSLPVIFGVKKYADALWEVCKTRNIKVNTQTCLVEVKGDDQEAVFVDLKNPDNKITQKYSFLHVTPPMGPPDILKEHTSLTNEAGFLSVDPKTLQHTKYKNIYGLGDCTSTPNSKTMAAIASQSKVLYDNIMNDLADKKSKSEYNGYASCPLVTAPGKCILAEFDYNLQPRETFPVDQKNEYWVMFVMKKYFFPFLYWNFMLKGRWNGPEFIRKCLSIFKFNK from the exons ATGGCAGCAAagctttcaaataattttgacaCCTCTCCAAATCATGTGATAGTTTTAGAACCAA attttcatacattttttaaggTACACTATTATCAGCCCATGTTCACATTAATTGGCGggggattaaaaaaatttgaatcgtcGAAAAAGCCGATGGCTGCCGTGCTACCGAAAAAGGCCCAATGGATTAAGGACAGCGTGATGTCTTTTCAACCAGAGTCAAATAAAGTTGTCACCAGTAATGGCGATACAATTGAGTATCAGCTGATGATTGTCGCTATGGGTCTACAACTATATTGGGACaaa ATTCCAGGACTGATAGATGGCCTGAAGAATCCTGACTCTCAAGTCTGTTCAATTTACGCTCCGGAAACGGTGAcggaagtatttaaaaaaatagagagaACTTTTACAGGTTCGGCGGTTTTTACTTTTCCAAACACTCCGGTAAAATGTCCAGGAGCGccacaaaaaattgtttatttggcAGAAGATTATTGGAGCAAA aaaaatatacGAAATGATATAGAGGTGATTTATAATACATCACTTCCAGTAATATTTGGAGTTAAAAAATACGCCGACGCCCTCTGGGAAGTTTGCAAAACTCGTAATATCAAAGTTAATACGCAGACATGTTTGGTTGAGGTTAAAGGAGACGATCAAGAAGCTGTTTTTgttgatttgaaaaatccaGATAACAAAATTACGCAGAAA TATTCATTTCTGCACGTGACTCCTCCGATGGGCCCGCCGGACATTTTGAAAGAACACACTTCGCTGACAAATGAAGCCGGTTTTCTGAGCGTTGACCCGAAAACTCTACAACAcacgaaatataaaaatatttacggtCTAGGGGATTGTACGTCGACTCCAAATTCTAAAACAATGGCAGCAATtg CTTCACAGTCAAAAGTCTTATATGACAATATAATGAATGACCTGGCGGATAAGAAATCAAAATCTGAGTACAATGGATACGCATCATGTCCACTGGTTACCGCACCCGGAAAATGTATTCTAGCTGAATTTGACTACAACCTACAGCCGCGGGAAACCTTCCCAGTCGATCAGAAAAACGAGTACTGGGTCATGTTTGTtatgaagaaatatttttttccctttcTCTACTGGAATTTTATGCTCAA GGGGCGGTGGAATGGTCCAGAGTTTATCAGAAAATGCCtatcgatatttaaatttaacaaataa
- the LOC103578628 gene encoding sulfide:quinone oxidoreductase, mitochondrial isoform X1, whose product MITATNLKILTKIYINVTREIHHSCKVLVIGGGTGGCSMAAKLSNNFDTSPNHVIVLEPNFHTFFKVHYYQPMFTLIGGGLKKFESSKKPMAAVLPKKAQWIKDSVMSFQPESNKVVTSNGDTIEYQLMIVAMGLQLYWDKIPGLIDGLKNPDSQVCSIYAPETVTEVFKKIERTFTGSAVFTFPNTPVKCPGAPQKIVYLAEDYWSKKNIRNDIEVIYNTSLPVIFGVKKYADALWEVCKTRNIKVNTQTCLVEVKGDDQEAVFVDLKNPDNKITQKYSFLHVTPPMGPPDILKEHTSLTNEAGFLSVDPKTLQHTKYKNIYGLGDCTSTPNSKTMAAIASQSKVLYDNIMNDLADKKSKSEYNGYASCPLVTAPGKCILAEFDYNLQPRETFPVDQKNEYWVMFVMKKYFFPFLYWNFMLKGRWNGPEFIRKCLSIFKFNK is encoded by the exons atgattactgcgacgaatttaaaaattttgactaaaatttatataaatgtaactCGAGAAATTCATCacag TTGTAAAGTTCTAGTAATTGGAGGTGGGACCGGAGGCTGCAGTATGGCAGCAAagctttcaaataattttgacaCCTCTCCAAATCATGTGATAGTTTTAGAACCAA attttcatacattttttaaggTACACTATTATCAGCCCATGTTCACATTAATTGGCGggggattaaaaaaatttgaatcgtcGAAAAAGCCGATGGCTGCCGTGCTACCGAAAAAGGCCCAATGGATTAAGGACAGCGTGATGTCTTTTCAACCAGAGTCAAATAAAGTTGTCACCAGTAATGGCGATACAATTGAGTATCAGCTGATGATTGTCGCTATGGGTCTACAACTATATTGGGACaaa ATTCCAGGACTGATAGATGGCCTGAAGAATCCTGACTCTCAAGTCTGTTCAATTTACGCTCCGGAAACGGTGAcggaagtatttaaaaaaatagagagaACTTTTACAGGTTCGGCGGTTTTTACTTTTCCAAACACTCCGGTAAAATGTCCAGGAGCGccacaaaaaattgtttatttggcAGAAGATTATTGGAGCAAA aaaaatatacGAAATGATATAGAGGTGATTTATAATACATCACTTCCAGTAATATTTGGAGTTAAAAAATACGCCGACGCCCTCTGGGAAGTTTGCAAAACTCGTAATATCAAAGTTAATACGCAGACATGTTTGGTTGAGGTTAAAGGAGACGATCAAGAAGCTGTTTTTgttgatttgaaaaatccaGATAACAAAATTACGCAGAAA TATTCATTTCTGCACGTGACTCCTCCGATGGGCCCGCCGGACATTTTGAAAGAACACACTTCGCTGACAAATGAAGCCGGTTTTCTGAGCGTTGACCCGAAAACTCTACAACAcacgaaatataaaaatatttacggtCTAGGGGATTGTACGTCGACTCCAAATTCTAAAACAATGGCAGCAATtg CTTCACAGTCAAAAGTCTTATATGACAATATAATGAATGACCTGGCGGATAAGAAATCAAAATCTGAGTACAATGGATACGCATCATGTCCACTGGTTACCGCACCCGGAAAATGTATTCTAGCTGAATTTGACTACAACCTACAGCCGCGGGAAACCTTCCCAGTCGATCAGAAAAACGAGTACTGGGTCATGTTTGTtatgaagaaatatttttttccctttcTCTACTGGAATTTTATGCTCAA GGGGCGGTGGAATGGTCCAGAGTTTATCAGAAAATGCCtatcgatatttaaatttaacaaataa
- the LOC103578628 gene encoding sulfide:quinone oxidoreductase, mitochondrial isoform X2 → MITATNLKILTKIYINVTREIHHSCKVLVIGGGTGGCSMAAKLSNNFDTSPNHVIVLEPSEVHYYQPMFTLIGGGLKKFESSKKPMAAVLPKKAQWIKDSVMSFQPESNKVVTSNGDTIEYQLMIVAMGLQLYWDKIPGLIDGLKNPDSQVCSIYAPETVTEVFKKIERTFTGSAVFTFPNTPVKCPGAPQKIVYLAEDYWSKKNIRNDIEVIYNTSLPVIFGVKKYADALWEVCKTRNIKVNTQTCLVEVKGDDQEAVFVDLKNPDNKITQKYSFLHVTPPMGPPDILKEHTSLTNEAGFLSVDPKTLQHTKYKNIYGLGDCTSTPNSKTMAAIASQSKVLYDNIMNDLADKKSKSEYNGYASCPLVTAPGKCILAEFDYNLQPRETFPVDQKNEYWVMFVMKKYFFPFLYWNFMLKGRWNGPEFIRKCLSIFKFNK, encoded by the exons atgattactgcgacgaatttaaaaattttgactaaaatttatataaatgtaactCGAGAAATTCATCacag TTGTAAAGTTCTAGTAATTGGAGGTGGGACCGGAGGCTGCAGTATGGCAGCAAagctttcaaataattttgacaCCTCTCCAAATCATGTGATAGTTTTAGAACCAAGTGAG gTACACTATTATCAGCCCATGTTCACATTAATTGGCGggggattaaaaaaatttgaatcgtcGAAAAAGCCGATGGCTGCCGTGCTACCGAAAAAGGCCCAATGGATTAAGGACAGCGTGATGTCTTTTCAACCAGAGTCAAATAAAGTTGTCACCAGTAATGGCGATACAATTGAGTATCAGCTGATGATTGTCGCTATGGGTCTACAACTATATTGGGACaaa ATTCCAGGACTGATAGATGGCCTGAAGAATCCTGACTCTCAAGTCTGTTCAATTTACGCTCCGGAAACGGTGAcggaagtatttaaaaaaatagagagaACTTTTACAGGTTCGGCGGTTTTTACTTTTCCAAACACTCCGGTAAAATGTCCAGGAGCGccacaaaaaattgtttatttggcAGAAGATTATTGGAGCAAA aaaaatatacGAAATGATATAGAGGTGATTTATAATACATCACTTCCAGTAATATTTGGAGTTAAAAAATACGCCGACGCCCTCTGGGAAGTTTGCAAAACTCGTAATATCAAAGTTAATACGCAGACATGTTTGGTTGAGGTTAAAGGAGACGATCAAGAAGCTGTTTTTgttgatttgaaaaatccaGATAACAAAATTACGCAGAAA TATTCATTTCTGCACGTGACTCCTCCGATGGGCCCGCCGGACATTTTGAAAGAACACACTTCGCTGACAAATGAAGCCGGTTTTCTGAGCGTTGACCCGAAAACTCTACAACAcacgaaatataaaaatatttacggtCTAGGGGATTGTACGTCGACTCCAAATTCTAAAACAATGGCAGCAATtg CTTCACAGTCAAAAGTCTTATATGACAATATAATGAATGACCTGGCGGATAAGAAATCAAAATCTGAGTACAATGGATACGCATCATGTCCACTGGTTACCGCACCCGGAAAATGTATTCTAGCTGAATTTGACTACAACCTACAGCCGCGGGAAACCTTCCCAGTCGATCAGAAAAACGAGTACTGGGTCATGTTTGTtatgaagaaatatttttttccctttcTCTACTGGAATTTTATGCTCAA GGGGCGGTGGAATGGTCCAGAGTTTATCAGAAAATGCCtatcgatatttaaatttaacaaataa
- the LOC128667372 gene encoding cytochrome P450 9e2-like: MDISWTVLLAIIIGLILIKYIFFAKDPHFKKYGIPYIEPHSILYDVGQVLLKKISIVNQTMKTYNHDTSAKYIGFYEFTKPIIMIRDLDILKNITVKNFEHFVDHRSFTDPEAEPLFSNNLFSLKGDQWREIRNLLTPAFTSSKMRAMFKLMSECANNFTDFLVEESRKGSTEFNSKDIFTRYTNDTIATCAFGISVDSMKNPKNEFYVLGRRVTNFEGIQMLKFVFAMTFPKLTKLLGIKLFDKAADSFFLNLVRDTIAARDEKGIYRPDMIQLMMETRNHEPGSKKPELTIENMTSQAFIFFFAGFDTTSTLMCFAAHEVAANSDVQTELQAEIDEVLEKCNGEPTYEAITGMQYLEAVIYEALRLYPVVVAVDRVCTKNFELPPAVPGAKPYTLETGSAVLLPMWAIHRNPEHYPEPEKFDPNRFLGEGKKNINTSAYFPFGVGPRMCIGNRFALLETKVLLFQLLAKCNIKPAKKMILPMRINSSSVAVTAEGGFWLEIHPRKIDK; encoded by the coding sequence ATGGATATTTCATGGACTGTTTTGCTGGCTATAATAATCGGTTTgattcttataaaatacatattttttgcCAAAGACccacatttcaaaaaatatgggATCCCATACATAGAACCGCATTCAATTCTCTATGATGTTGGTCAGgtattactgaaaaaaatatcaatcgtCAATCAAACAATGAAAACATACAATCATGACACTTCTGCTAAAtatattggattctatgaatTCACCAAACCCATTATAATGATTCGTGAtttggatattttaaaaaatataacagtgAAGAATTTCGAACACTTTGTGGATCATCGGAGTTTTACAGACCCTGAAGCTGAGCCTTTGTTCAGCAACAATCTGTTTTCTTTGAAAGGTGATCAATGGCGAGAAATTCGGAATCTGTTGACTCCTGCGTTTACATCCAGCAAAATGAGAGCCATGTTCAAgttgatgtccgagtgtgctAATAATTTTACTGACTTTTTGGTAGAGGAATCGCGAAAAGGATCCACGGAATTTAATTCCAAGGATATTTTCACCCGCTACACTAATGATACAATTGCTACATGTGCTTTTGGTATTTCTGTTGACTCAATGAAGAATcccaaaaatgaattttatgttCTTGGAAGAAGAGTTACTAATTTCGAGGGTATTCAAATGCTCAAGTTCGTTTTCGCAATGACTTTTCCGAAATTAACGAAATTACTTGGTATCAAATTGTTCGACAAAGCTGcagattcattttttttgaaccTGGTGCGAGATACAATTGCAGCAAGAGACGAAAAAGGTATTTATCGACCAGATATGATACAGCTGATGATGGAAACAAGGAACCATGAGCCAGGGTCCAAGAAACCTGAATTAACTATAGAAAATATGACATCCCAAGCATTCATATTTTTCTTCGCGGGTTTCGACACTACGTCAACGTTAATGTGTTTCGCTGCCCATGAAGTTGCTGCCAATTCTGACGTTCAAACAGAATTGCAAGCGGAAATAGACGAAGTGCTGGAGAAATGTAACGGAGAACCGACTTACGAAGCTATCACCGGTATGCAGTATCTTGAAGCTGTAATATACGAAGCATTGCGGCTGTACCCAGTGGTAGTTGCAGTAGATCGCGTGTGTACCAAGAACTTCGAACTCCCTCCCGCTGTACCTGGAGCTAAGCCGTATACTCTCGAAACCGGAAGCGCTGTTTTACTTCCAATGTGGGCGATTCACAGGAACCCAGAACATTATCCCGAGCCAGAAAAATTTGATCCGAACCGATTTCTGGGAGaaggaaagaaaaatatcaaCACATCTGCCTATTTTCCATTTGGAGTCGGACCTCGAATGTGTATCGGAAACCGATTCGCACTTTTGGAAACTAAAGTCCTACTCTTCCAACTTTTAGCCAAGTGCAATATCAAACCAgcgaaaaaaatgattctgcCAATGAGAATCAATTCCTCTTCCGTTGCCGTGACCGCAGAAGGTGGATTTTGGCTTGAAATTCACCcaagaaaaattgataaataa
- the LOC128669036 gene encoding cytochrome P450 9e2-like has translation MGKIIFRRATGVDLINDTYNYNSEAKFVGFFNFTSPMILIRDLELIKSITVKNFDHFVDHKSLSDPEMDPLFGSNLFSLSGDRWRQIRTLLSPAFTSSKMKGMFKLMSECASNFSDFLVGQVQNNLIEFNSKDIFTRYTNDDDLNTSAYLPFGLGPRMCIGNRFALLEIKVLFFYLLAKCNIKISDKMILPMRFCKSSITLMAEGGF, from the coding sequence atgggaaaaataatatttcggaGAGCGACTGGCGTTGATCTTATTAATGATACTTACAATTATAACTCGGAAGCTAAATTTGTTGggttttttaacttcacttCTCCAATGATATTGATTCGTGATTTGGAATTGATAAAGAGTATTACAGTAAAGAATTTTGATCACTTTGTGGACCACAAAAGTTTATCAGATCCTGAAATGGATCCGTTGTTCGGAAGCAATCTATTCAGCCTGAGTGGCGACCGGTGGCGACAAATTCGGACTCTACTTAGCCCCGCTTTTACGTCCAGTAAAATGAAAGGAATGTTTAAattgatgtccgagtgtgcgagtaatttttcagattttttagtAGGTCAAGTGCAAAACAacttaattgaatttaactcGAAAGATATTTTTACGCGATATACAAATGATGATGACCTGAATACATCAGCTTATTTGCCTTTTGGACTTGGACCCAGAATGTGCATTGGAAATCGTTTCGCTcttttagaaataaaagttCTCTTCTTCTATCTTCTTGCTAAATGTAATATCAAGATTTCTGATAAAATGATTCTGCCAATGCGATTTTGTAAATCGAGTATTACTTTGATGGCCGAAGGTGGCTTCTGA
- the LOC103578596 gene encoding cytochrome P450 9e2-like: protein MFEVSWSTVLAILAGLFVAYYFFFRENYFAKHGIPYSKPLIFFGNMAPVIFRRITFVDNITVAYKTNSKAKYVGFFEFSTPVTMIRDLDLIKTVTVKYFDHFMDHRSFTNPEVDPLFSNNLFSLRGDQWREIRTLLTPAFTSSKMKAMFKLMSECADTFGDFLVKQSEKKQPFNSKDIFTRYTNDTIATCAFGISVDSMNNPDNDFYVLGRNATNFEGIKTLKFFIVRSFPTIARILNIKLFDTKTENFFYDLVRDTIATRDAKGISRPDMIQLMMETRGSKPGSKSHELSIESMTSQAFIFFFGGFDSTSTLMCFAAHEIASHPEIQEKLQKEIDQVLEKCDGDPTYEAINSMIYLDAVVNETLRLYPIAGFMDRLCTESFELPPTLPGSKPLLVKPGDNLWVPVWAIHRDPQYFPDPDKFTPERFIGDAKDSLNMSAYFPFGVGPRMCIGNRFALLEIKVLFFHLLAKCNIKPSKKMILPIRLSKKSFALMADGGFWLDITPRL, encoded by the coding sequence ATGTTTGAAGTATCTTGGTCAACAGTTTTAGCTATTTTAGCTGGACTGTTTGTTGcttattactttttctttCGTGAAAACTATTTTGCTAAGCATGGAATTCCTTATTCAAAACCTCTTATCTTTTTTGGAAACATGGCTCCGGTAATATTTAGAAGAATCACGTTTGTTGACAATATAACAGTTGCTTATAAGACGAACAGTAAAGCTAAGTACGTgggattttttgaatttagtaCCCCTGTGACGATGATTCGTGATTTGGATTTGATTAAGACCGTGACAGTTAAGTACTTTGATCATTTTATGGATCACCGCAGTTTCACTAATCCTGAAGTAGATCCTTTGTTCAGCAACAACCTGTTTTCTCTGCGTGGTGACCAGTGGCGGGAAATACGGACTCTGCTGACTCCTGCGTTTACATCAAGCAAAATGAAAGCAATGTTCAAATTAATGTCCGAGTGTGCTGATACTTTTGGTGACTTTTTGGTAAAAcaatcggaaaaaaaacaACCGTTCAATTCTAAAGACATTTTTACCCGCTACACAAATGATACGATCGCAACATGCGCTTTTGGCATATCTGTTGACTCAATGAACAACCCTGACAATGATTTTTATGTTCTTGGTAGAAACGCAACTAATTTCGAAGgcataaaaactttgaaatttttcatagttcGTTCATTTCCAACAATAGCCAgaatattgaatattaaactTTTCGATACCAAGACTGAAAACTTTTTCTATGATTTAGTACGAGATACAATAGCTACAAGAGACGCCAAAGGAATCAGTAGGCCTGACATGATCCAACTGATGATGGAGACAAGAGGCAGTAAACCAGGTTCCAAATCACATGAACTCAGCATTGAAAGTATGACATCTCAAgcgtttattttcttcttcgGTGGTTTTGATTCTACATCAACTCTCATGTGTTTTGCCGCTCACGAGATCGCGTCGCATCCAGAAATTCAAGAAAAACTTCAAAAAGAAATAGACCAAGTTCTAGAAAAATGTGATGGGGATCCAACTTACGAAGCAATCAACAGCATGATCTATCTTGATGCTGTCGTTAATGAGACTTTGCGATTGTACCCAATAGCTGGATTTATGGACAGACTTTGTACCGAGAGTTTCGAGTTGCCTCCAACTCTACCTGGTTCAAAACCACTTTTGGTAAAACCCGGCGATAATCTTTGGGTACCAGTTTGGGCAATCCACCGAGATCCACAATATTTTCCAGACCCGGACAAATTTACCCCCGAACGATTCATCGGAGACGCCAAAGACAGCCTGAATATGTCAGCTTATTTTCCTTTTGGAGTCGGGCCCAGAATGTGCATTGGAAATCGTTTCGCTCTTCTAGAGATAAAAGTTCTCTTCTTTCATCTTCTTGCAAAGTGTAACATAAAACCctctaaaaaaatgattctacCAATCAGATTAAGCAAAAAGAGTTTCGCTTTGATGGCTGACGGGGGCTTCTGGTTAGACATAACACCAAGGCTGTGA
- the LOC103578626 gene encoding chymotrypsin-2-like translates to MTPLKFIYFPFVIGIVLIPDEIYGKRPNKIVNGTDAAITEFPGVVSIQNWGYHFCGGVLITKRHVLTAAHCLTNVDGTSKLVRLLDKDAFTVATGSSNCQKPQHVYNIEKFDIYPHYTVRPPQVYNDIGIITLAEEIIVDEKQRPMRLSTSYCGAGQFATVVGWGYLHDGGGTTAKLQKAPVITLSNPECIRRLPYPIGQHQICGFYKNGVGFCDGDSGGPLIHNGVVIGVVSMGYACGAGLPDIYTRVHSYLPWIYRTVFKFKR, encoded by the exons ttttcctttcgTTATTGGAATAGTTCTGATACCTGACg AAATTTATGGAAAACGGcctaataaaatagttaatggTACCGATGCAGCGATAACTGAATTCCCCGGGGTGGTTTCTATTCAAAATTGGGGATATCATTTTTGCGGCGGcgttttaataacaaaacgTCACGTTTTGACAGCAGCGCATTGTTTGACAAATGTTGATGGCACATCGAAATTAGTGCGATTGCTGGACAAAGATGCATTTACAGTAGCAACTGGAAGTAGTAATTGTCAAAAACCTCAGCATGTTTacaatatagaaaaatttgatatttatccACACTACACCGTACGACCACCTCAAGTTTATAATGACATTGGTATCATAACA ctggcagaagaaattattgtTGATGAAAAACAACGACCTATGAGACTGTCAACTTCATACTGTGGTGCTGGTCAGTTTGCCACAGTAGTTGGATGGGGATATTTACATGATGGAGGTGGCACTACAGCCAAATTACAAAAGGCTCCTGTAATTACTTTGAGTAACCCAGAATGCATACGAAGACTTCCTTACCCGATTGGACAACACCAAATTTgtggattttataaaaacggAGTAGGTTTTTGTGAT GGTGACAGCGGCGGCCCTTTGATCCACAATGGAGTAGTAATTGGCGTCGTTTCAATGGGATACGCCTGCGGCGCGGGTCTTCCGGATATTTATACGCGAGTGCATTCATACTTACCTTGGATTTATAGgacagtttttaaatttaaaagataa